A stretch of DNA from Archangium lipolyticum:
ATGAGCATGGGCAGCGAGAACGTCACGATGTGTCGGGGGATGCTGCCTACGGTCAGATCGGTTCCGAGCCTCGAAGCCATGGAGCCGTCTTCTCACTGGATGAACGGGGATTCAATCACCCAGATTCACGGGCTCCATCTGCCGTCGAGGCGGCGCCGGATCGATCTCGATGGCGTCGATGTAGCACCACCCCCAGTGCTCGCCCGGCTCCAGGGAGCGCATCAGCGGGTGCCCGGTCACCTCGTAGTGCTTCGCGGCGTGCCGGCCGAAGGAGGCGTCGCAGCAGCCCACATGGCCACACGTCAGACACATCCGCAGGTTGTGCCAGCGCAGGTGCAGCGCCAGGCACTCCTCGCAACCCAAGGTCCTCGGCACCACGCCCTCCCGCGACAGTTGCAGGTGCGAGCACGTGGTGGCCGTGCCTCGCCGCAGCCCGCCCATCGTCCCCAGCATGCGCCGGGGTCCGGAGACGGGGCCGTGCTCGGGCACGCCCTCGTGGCGCAGCGCGGCCAGCAGCTCGTTCAGCACCTCCTCCGCCACGCCTCCTACGTGCAACACCCGCGTCACCGCCTCCAGCGCCGTCTCGAACTCGCCGGCCACGATGTCGCTCGCGCCCCGCTCGTGCAGATCCCCGATGTCCCGCAGCCTCGGCACCTTCACCAGGATGGGGATGTCCGGTGACAGCCGCCGCGCGGCCGATACCGCCCGCTGCGTCCCGTCCGGGTCGGAGATGAGCAGCACCAGCGCCCGCGCCCGGTGGATTCCCGCGCGCTCCAATATCTCCGGGCTGGAGATGTCCCCGTAGTACATGAGCTCGCCGCGCCGCCGCGCCTCGGCCACCACGTGCGGATCCAACTCGATGACCACGTGCGGCAGGTTGCTGGCGCGCAGGGCCCTCACCACCATGCGCCCGGCCGTCCCCAGCCCCGCCACGATGAAGTGGTTGGACAGCTCCTCGTGCTCGTGCGCCAGCCGGTGCGGCCCGTGCGCGCCGAACAACACCTCCAACGGCCGCAGGTGCGCCACGCCCGCCGCCAGCCTCGGCGCGAAGCTCAGCGCCACCGGTGTCACCGCCATGGTGAGGACGCTCATGCACACGAAGAGGTTGCGCTCCTCCACGTTCAGCAGCCCCTCTTGCAATCCCGCGTTGGCCAGCACGAAGGAGAACTCTCCAATCTGCGCCAGCCCCACGCCCGCCATCACCGCCACCCGTGGCGGAAAGCGCATCACCAGCGCTCCCACCCCGCCCAGCACCGACTTGCCCATCAGCACGCCCACCCACAACGCCGCCACCAACACCGGGTGCTCCAGGACGACGCGCACGTCGAAGAGCATCCCGATGGAGATGAAGAAGAGGCTGGCGAACGTCTCGCGCAGCGGCAGCATGTCCGCCAACGCCTGGTAGCCGTAGTCGCTGTCCGCCAACGCCACCCCGGCCATGAAGGCTCCCAGCGCCAGGGACAGGCCCGCCAGCACGGCGAGCCACGCGATGCCCGCGCACAGCCCCAACACCGCCAGCAGGAAGAGCTCGCGCCGGCGCGTGACGGCCACCGCCTGCAGCAGTGGCGGCACGACCACCCGGCCGAACACCACCGTCACCACCACCAGCAGCGCCGCCTTGGCCAACACCCAGGCGATGGCCCCCACGCCCAGCTCCTGCCCGGCCAGCAGCGGGATGGCCATCATCATCGGCACCACGCACAGGTCCTGGAAGATGAGCGCCCCCACGATGAGCCGCCCATGGGGTGCGTCCGTCTCCAGCCGCTCGCCGAGCGCGCGCAGCACGATGGCCGTGCTGGACAGCGCCACCAGGAAGCCCAGGAAGACGCCCTTGCGGGCCGGGAAGCCCAGCGCCATGGCGAGCGCCACCACCGCCAGCAGGGTGAGCGCCACCTGGAGCCCCCCACCCAGGGTGAGCACCTTCCACAACCGCCTCAGCCGCTCGAGCGAGAACTCCAACCCGATGCCGAAGAGCAGCAGGCCCACGCCAATCTCGGCCAGCGCCTCCAGGCGCCAGGTGTCATGCACCCAGCCGAGGCCACTCGGGCCGATGAGCGCACCCGCGGCGATGAGGCCGGCGAGCGTGGGCAGGCGCAACCGGCTGAGCGCCAGGACCACCACCACCGCCACCCCGAAAACCACCACCAGTTCCTGGAGAAGCTCGGGAGCCTGCATGGACGCGCCTCCGCGTCTCCAGGCTTGGGTAACGCACGGCACCGCCGCGCGCTTCGCCGAGCAACCCGGCTCAGCGCTCGAAGTCCACGCCGACCCCCAGGCCCGCCATGAAGCCGTGCCTCAGGCTCCCGTTGGCCTGCGGGAAGTGCTCCGTGCCGCCCATGAAGACGCCGTAGAGCGCGGGCACGAAGCGGTGACGCACCTCGGCCCCCACGGAGTAGCGCGGCTTGCCCGTGAGGTCCGTGAGGATGGCGCGCAGCTCCGCCATCGTCTTGCCTCCGGGCAGGTGCATCTGCAGCACCGCGTCCGCGTCCACCCGGCCGGTGGTGACGAAGTACTCGCCGGACGCGCTGACCAGCAGCTCCAGGTCCTCCTCGCTCCTCCGGCTCACCGTCGCCACCACCTCGCCGTAACCGGAGAACGTCGCCGGCAACTGCTCCTGGGACAGCGGCAGCTCGCTCAGGCCCACGCCGGAGAAGCGCGACAGCTCGTACCCCGCGCCGAAGGCACCGAAGCGGAACAGGCCTCCCTGGCGCCGCCCCTCCAGCCGGCCGCTGATCTCCACGTTCTCCCGGGGCTTGCCCGCCACCACCAGGCCCACCGTCGCACCGTAGTCCGGCACCGACTCGGCCAGCGTGTCCGCCCGCGCACCCGCCGCGCCCTGCACCCAGAGCTGGAGCTTCTCGCTCCTCACCAGGCCCGCCTGCAGGCCGACGCTCGCCGCCGACAGCGCGGGTGACGTGCCCCCCGCCTCGCCGAAGTCGTGCGCCACATCCAACGAGAGGAGGAAGCGGTCGAAGGCCGTCTCCGTGTTGCTCAGGACGCGGCCGAGATCCAACCGCACCTCGCCGGCGAAGAGGCGTCCGGCCAGCACGTCACTGGCGAAGAGCTCCACCCGCGTGGGCCCGAGGTACGCGGTGAAGTTGCCTCCCGCGGGGTGG
This window harbors:
- a CDS encoding cation:proton antiporter domain-containing protein encodes the protein MQAPELLQELVVVFGVAVVVVLALSRLRLPTLAGLIAAGALIGPSGLGWVHDTWRLEALAEIGVGLLLFGIGLEFSLERLRRLWKVLTLGGGLQVALTLLAVVALAMALGFPARKGVFLGFLVALSSTAIVLRALGERLETDAPHGRLIVGALIFQDLCVVPMMMAIPLLAGQELGVGAIAWVLAKAALLVVVTVVFGRVVVPPLLQAVAVTRRRELFLLAVLGLCAGIAWLAVLAGLSLALGAFMAGVALADSDYGYQALADMLPLRETFASLFFISIGMLFDVRVVLEHPVLVAALWVGVLMGKSVLGGVGALVMRFPPRVAVMAGVGLAQIGEFSFVLANAGLQEGLLNVEERNLFVCMSVLTMAVTPVALSFAPRLAAGVAHLRPLEVLFGAHGPHRLAHEHEELSNHFIVAGLGTAGRMVVRALRASNLPHVVIELDPHVVAEARRRGELMYYGDISSPEILERAGIHRARALVLLISDPDGTQRAVSAARRLSPDIPILVKVPRLRDIGDLHERGASDIVAGEFETALEAVTRVLHVGGVAEEVLNELLAALRHEGVPEHGPVSGPRRMLGTMGGLRRGTATTCSHLQLSREGVVPRTLGCEECLALHLRWHNLRMCLTCGHVGCCDASFGRHAAKHYEVTGHPLMRSLEPGEHWGWCYIDAIEIDPAPPRRQMEPVNLGD